In a single window of the Plasmodium cynomolgi strain B DNA, chromosome 6, whole genome shotgun sequence genome:
- a CDS encoding DNA polymerase zeta catalytic subunit (putative), with the protein MNIKYGNILFLEILTEVKSENHNSSNYREDEIKAIFYLVRDERLMNYYEDYTIRKKQDQKGNSSQGLKHAAMVRIFIGICSRRHLEKKPPVEGTRRKGRKMPKNKKRKKKKRGLHFDVNYHSVNIHIAQNERDLIKKLIDKINFYSPLSIVSYENDKYNISYINQRCVALDMGSFYTHISKLNDQREFTELNNAYNINIKGRLIESLYKLSSVSNTSFENLCKHYLNVNVPSISRHTLYCWYSYASRESRNDGTGAGESGRGGGVVSDSVIGGEPPFYPYRHLTVRYYLKKVSLLLLIYDKIGYLKKKMNFCKYIHVDLLSLINRGSQFIIESFLVKLCMRNGFLLYSPSDKEIMEQRPILHIPLVLQPKSSINFFPLLVFDFQSLYPSIVIAFNICYSTCLGTLSFKRRSDAQTSEEHQQERQERVEVSLGRSIPGEGVLEEGEEPHSSGGSSSGDLLDGLDVQRVGESTDPSDNSNGLSNHVGGNPDDGSIDGSGECFQEVPPKCEPFLKESWSTSNGGSKPGDVIPPSNCPESSHPSDDKISVREEDLPNCEFIRLGVRKNPPNVNNLVKNLRRDDVLITSNNTVYVKKKKRKGICTLFLEDMLKTRIMLKRCIEIYDEKAGKRLVERMGKLKMILNVATGYIGANFSGRMPCVDISESIICTGKNFLLYIIEYIKENYQYVKVLYGDTDSLFLLNEMNDISYTFRIAHDILKNVNAILPSPMYLNFEKIYCPSLLLTKKRYFGFAYKKESDEKPTLQLKGVEGIRSDQCNLVKNVLLQIYFMFYYFRNCCHLSYCCCCCAMCRNFFPNFVCSCRELNVHRTSPCFLAEMVEAILRAYAKVGRGASGVKEARGEKEARGGKEARGEKEAPGGEPQTEERKTKLYNHLIGLINSERNNAILKLINYLYKAKFAFLWHIFTHFDVSLFKMEIEKMIEQDYEKIINQTNDCCVMNPNNITKLCLCVKEINAKKKCDREKCFCNVKQALLFFSPNGIGESGTGAVFGMKVFYSHLTINIKRVLRDLFNRIYDHQISYDNFIIYKKVKLGTYKGELEGNKRKVPLPPQAIVAKKLLKMNPHLVITYKEKIPFVVTKKLKEDKIYDSVAHPSCIRGIYNCARGVPTVGMQTGERNLQEDVSPQKGNQLMCSEIPQNSQTKLKEINFDYYIQNLVIPPLKRMLDLLPYGSPNLEEIFYTTRRKYSWGKAKIDLFTRNAEQLERSRLKGNDLSREGVDISAGWKRVEERGSHGEPLLHREPHHHGTTNCKVKTGNAENAKARTQIIQSYADVSRSQNMVKRLNKICAHCANSEVEASACQYAVHCDVFFKKVILQERISKGEDAIRRLMGESFS; encoded by the exons atgaacatcaAGTACGGAAATATACTCTTCCTTGAAATTCTCACAGAAGTGAAAAGCGAAAATCACAACTCTTCCAACTATAGGGAGGATGAAATAAAGGCCATATTTTATCTGGTCAGAGATGAGAGACTTATGAATTACTACGAAGATTATA CAATCAGGAAGAAACAAGACCAAAAGGGAAACTCCTCCCAGGGGTTGAAACATGCAGCGATGGTACGTATATTCATAGGGATCTGTTCGAGGAGACACCTGGAGAAGAAACCTCCTGTGGAGGGGACCAGacggaagggaagaaaaatgcccaagaacaagaagaggaagaaaaaaaaaaggggacttcATTTCGATGTAAATTACCATAGTGTCAACATCCACATTGCGCAAAATGAAAGAGATCTTATAAAAAAGTTGAtcgataaaattaatttttattcaccatTAAGTATAGTTTCGTATGAAAACGACAAGTACAATATTAGCTACATAAATCAGAGGTGTGTGGCACTAGACATGGGCAGTTTTTACACACACATTAGCAAGCTAAATGACCAGCGAGAATTCACAGAGCTGAATAATGcgtataatataaatataaaaggtaGACTTATCGAGAGCTTGTATAAATTGTCAAGCGTTTCAAACACATCTTTTGAAAATTTGTGCAAGCATTATTTGAATGTTAATGTGCCCTCCATAAGTAGGCACACTCTGTACTGCTGGTACAGCTACGCTAGCAGGGAATCACGAAACGATGGCACAGGTGCAGGCGAGAGTGGTCGTGGGGGCGGTGTCGTGAGCGACAGTGTGATCGGTGGAGAGCCCCCGTTTTACCCATACAGGCACCTAACCGTGCGGTACTACTTGAAGAAAGTTAGCTTGCTCCTACTCATATATGACAAAATTGGGTACttgaaaaagaagatgaaTTTTTGCAAGTACATTCACGTAGATTTATTGTCCCTAATAAACAGAGGGTCGCAATTTATTATCGAGTCCTTTCTCGTGAAATTGTGCATGCGAAATGGCTTCCTTTTGTACTCTCCCTCAGACAAGGAGATAATGGAGCAAAGACCTATTTTGCACATCCCTTTGGTGCTGCAGCCGAAGAGCTCCATAaactttttccccctgctgGTCTTCGACTTCCAATCCCTTTACCCCTCCATTGTAATTGCGTTTAACATTTGTTACTCCACCTGCTTGGGAACGCTGTCCTTCAAGAGGAGGTCCGATGCGCAAACCTCGGAAGAGCATCAGCAGGAGCGGCAGGAGCGAGTAGAGGTTTCCTTGGGGAGGAGCATCCCCGGGGAGGGTGTCCTCGAAGAGGGCGAGGAGCCCCACTCCAGTGGCGGTAGCTCGTCCGGCGACTTGCTTGATGGCTTAGATGTACAGAGGGTGGGCGAGTCGACTGACCCTTCGGATAACTCGAATGGGTTGTCTAACCACGTGGGGGGTAACCCAGACGATGGATCAATCGACGGGAGTGGCGAATGCTTCCAAGAGGTGCCCCCCAAGTGTGAGCCTTTTCTGAAGGAATCATGGAGCACCTCCAATGGAGGATCAAAACCGGGGGACGTTATACCCCCTTCGAACTGCCCCGAGTCAAGCCACCCAAGTGACGACAAAATTTCTGTGAGAGAAGAAGACCTCCCCAATTGTGAATTCATAAGACTAGGAGTGAGGAAGAACCCACCCAATGTAAATAATCTAgtgaaaaatttaagaagGGATGATGTACTCATAACAAGCAACAACACTGTgtatgtgaagaagaaaaagaggaaaggaATCTGCACTCTTTTTCTGGAAGATATGTTAAAGACAAGAATAATGCTGAAGAGGTGTATTGAAATTTATGATGAGAAAGCAGGAAAAAGGTTAGTAGAAAGAatggggaaattaaaaatgatattaaACGTAGCCACAGGTTATATAGGAGCTAACTTTTCAGGCAGAATGCCATGTGTGGATATATCAGAGAGTATTATTTGTACTGGAAAGAATTTCCTTCTTTACATTATAGAATatataaaggaaaattatcAGTATGTTAAAGTACTCTATGGAGATACagattctttatttttgttaaacgAAATGAATGACATTAGCTACACTTTTAGGATAGCCCAcgacattttgaaaaacgtgaatgccattttgccttctcccatgtatttaaattttgaaaaaatttattgtcCCTCCCTTCTCTTGACCAAAAAGAGGTACTTTGGATTTGcttacaaaaaggagagtgaTGAGAAACCTACCCTGCAGCTCAAAGGGGTGGAAGGCATAAGATCAGATCAGTGCAATTTAGTGAAGAATGTACTTTTGcagatatattttatgttttactATTTCAGGAATTGTTGTCACTTGTcctactgctgctgctgttgtgCCATGTGTAGGAATTTcttccccaattttgtgtGCTCTTGTAGGGAGTTAAATGTGCATAGGACGTCCCCGTGCTTCTTGGCGGAGATGGTGGAGGCGATACTGCGCGCCTACGCAAAGGTTGGGAGAGGGGCGAGCGGGGTGAAGGAAGCGCGTGGGGAGAAGGAAGCGCGTGGGGGGAAGGAAGCACGTGGGGAGAAGGAAGCGCCTGGGGGGGAACCCCAAACGGAGGAGCGCAAAACTAAGTTATACAACCATCTCATAGGACTAATAAACAGCGAGAGGAATAACGCCATCCTCAAGTTGATAAATTACTTATACAAAGCGAAGTTCGCCTTTCTGTGGCACATATTCACCCACTTCGACGTGtcgctttttaaaatggaaatagaaaaaatgatcgaACAggattatgaaaaaattattaaccaGACAAATGACTGCTGTGTTATGAACCCAAACAATATAACAAAACTTTGTCTTTGtgtgaaagaaataaatgcaaagaagaaatgcGATAGGGAAAAATGCTTCTGTAATGTTAAGCAAGCTCTCCTGTTTTTCTCTCCCAATGGAATTGGCGAAAGTGGGACGGGTGCTGTCTTTGGCATGAAAGTATTTTACTCCCACCTGACGATAAACATAAAGAGAGTGCTACGTGATTTATTTAACAGAATATACGATCATCAAATTTCgtatgataattttattatatacaagAAAGTGAAGTTGGGGACGTACAAGGGAGAATTGGAGGGGAACAAAAGGAAAGTACCCCTACCGCCTCAAGCAATTGTGGCAAAGaagcttttaaaaatgaatcccCATTTGGTCATCACTTATAAGGAGAAAATTCCTTTTGTGGttacgaaaaaattgaaggagGATAAAATTTACGACTCCGTTGCGCATCCGTCCTGCATCAGGGGTATTTACAATTGTGCTAGGGGGGTTCCCACAGTGGGAATGCAGACCGGGGAACGGAACCTTCAAGAGGACGTATCCCCCCAGAAGGGAAACCAACTCATGTGTAGCGAGATTCCCCAAAATAGTCAAACAAAACTGAAGGAAATAAACTTCGACTATTATATTCAAAACTTAGTTATACCCCCGTTGAAGAGAATGCTGGATTTGCTCCCCTACGGCTCGCCCAATCTGGAGGAGATTTTTTACACAACAAGGAGGAAGTACAGTTGGGGAAAAGCCAAGATTGACCTGTTCACGAGGAATGCGGAGCAGCTCGAGAGGAGTCGATTAAAGGGAAACGATCTGTCCAGGGAGGGAGTGGACATATCCGCGGGGTGGAAAAGGGTCGAAGAAAGAGGGAGCCATGGTGAGCCGCTCCTCCACCGCGAACCTCACCACCATGGCACGACAAACTGTAAAGTAAAAACGGGCAACGCAGAAAACGCCAAGGCAAGAACACAAATAATTCAAAGTTATGCAGACGTGAGCAGGTCGCAGAATATGGTTAAGCGCTTGAACAAAATTTGCGCCCATTGTGCCAACTCCGAAGTGGAGGCGTCGGCGTGCCAGTACGCGGTGCACTGTGatgtgttttttaaaaaagtcatTTTGCAAGAGCGCATTTCAAAGGGTGAAGATGCGATAAGGCGTTTGATGGGGGAGAGTTTCTCCTAG
- a CDS encoding pyruvate kinase (putative) has protein sequence MKPKRLLLVAHLATLLAEGMVKYEGANAPFSKAHIQRCYSGGQLFLSNPHITKQIRRKKNIQIHTQTGGLEIANKTDMSRLSKKDKISFTKTKQIATIGPATEKFEELEKLYLSGIDVFRLNFSHGLKSIKKYIINSLRIIEKKYDTSIGILGDIQGPKIRIGEFEKSEKNVMEKNTFVELKEGDFFSFDLVDKPGNEKRVQLNYPELLKNAKCGQMILLDDGNLKMKVIENQFNESEIQNSSLKVQVITGGKLYSKKGFCIPNMIMPIEVLNEKDIKDILFCINEGVDFLGYSFVQTKYDLIFLKSIIKDYYDSDFFKNKIKKDRLIYDENMLQMKEYDDDNDFYIKEVNDYYQNYYLKNYQKYKQIYDVYKNQDLQVDADITESQLENFGAYQNSGYGGDTEITQIKTDTAPSTSSDHANSIFIVSKIEKPSAVKNIESIINLSDAIMIARGDLGIETNLSNLPILQKKMINLCRIKYNKPVIVATQMMESMRFLPSPTRAEVADVATALYDGSDCVMLSAETATGQYPILTASTQNSIIKDVENDYYYYDYTQRKNNNLVKCPHGLTPSPPSGNSHFEKLIYSIRDLSNNINLKSIILFSNEFQKIQKLSNLRTKAPIIVITESVALARKLQLTWGVYPYISKLTDSHNNDLFTLINYGCKVSKEEGFVSSPEEYSLVTFTQNINNSSNLLYLCQPCLAT, from the coding sequence ATGAAGCCAAAGCGGTTGCTTCTCGTCGCCCACTTGGCCACATTACTCGCGGAAGGAATGGTGAAATACGAAGGGGCCAATGCCCCGTTTAGCAAAGCGCACATTCAGAGGTGCTACTCAGGAGGGCAACTCTTTCTTAGCAACCCACATATAACCAAACAgattagaagaaaaaaaaacatacaaatCCATACGCAAACAGGTGGCCTAGAAATTGCAAACAAAACGGACATGAGCAGGCTaagcaaaaaggacaaaatatCATTCACAAAGACCAAACAAATAGCTACGATCGGGCCCGCAAcggaaaaatttgaagaactGGAAAAGCTTTACCTTAGCGGAATTGACGTTTTCAGGTTAAATTTCTCCCATGGTTTGAaaagcattaaaaaatacataataaaTTCCCTACgaattatagaaaaaaaatatgatactTCTATTGGAATTTTAGGAGATATCCAAGGGCCAAAAATACGAATAGgggaatttgaaaaaagtgaaaaaaatgtaatggagaaaaataccTTCGTCGAATTAAAAGAgggagattttttttccttcgacTTGGTAGACAAGCCTGGGAATGAAAAGAGGGTTCAACTGAACTATCCAgagttgttaaaaaatgcaaaatgtggACAAATGATATTACTAGATGATGgaaacttaaaaatgaaggtCATAGAAAATCAGTTCAACGAATCggaaatacaaaatagcTCCCTAAAAGTACAGGTAATTACAGGGGGAAAACTCTACAGCAAAAAGGGCTTCTGTATTCCTAATATGATCATGCCTATTGAagttttaaatgaaaaagataTTAAAGACAtcttattttgtattaacgAAGGGGTAGACTTTTTAGGTTATTCCTTTGTTCaaacaaaatatgatttaatttttttaaaaagtattatCAAGGATTACTACGAtagtgatttttttaaaaacaagataaaaaaggataGACTTATTTACGACGAAAATATGCTTCAAATGAAGGAATACGATGATGACAAcgatttttacataaaagaGGTAAATGACTACTACCAAAATTATTACTTGAagaattatcaaaaatataaacagatTTACGATGTGTACAAAAATCAGGATTTGCAGGTAGATGCTGACATAACGGAAAGTCAGCTTGAAAACTTTGGGGCATATCAAAATAGTGGGTACGGTGGGGACACGGAGATTACTCAGATTAAGACTGACACTGCTCCTTCTACATCGAGTGACCATGCGAATAGCATATTTATTGTGTCGAAAATTGAAAAACCATCGGCTGTGAAAAACATAGAAAGCATTATTAACCTCTCCGATGCCATCATGATTGCCAGAGGCGACCTCGGAATTGAAACCAACTTGTCCAACTTaccaattttacaaaaaaaaatgatcaatcTGTGCAGAATCAAATATAACAAGCCCGTCATCGTAGCAACGCAGATGATGGAAAGTATGAGATTCTTACCCTCCCCCACACGAGCAGAAGTGGCGGATGTTGCAACGGCGCTCTACGATGGATCTGACTGCGTCATGCTCTCAGCAGAAACAGCCACCGGGCAATACCCCATCCTCACGGCCTCCACACAAAACAGCATAATTAAAGACGTAGAAAATGATTACTACTATTATGACTACacgcaaaggaaaaataataatctGGTCAAGTGTCCACATGGTTtgaccccctccccccccagtgGAAATTCCCACTTTGAGAAACTTATTTACAGCATAAGGGACCTAAGCaataacataaatttaaagtcgattattttattttcgaatgaatttcaaaaaattcaaaaactCAGCAATTTGCGAACAAAGGCACCCATCATTGTCATCACAGAGAGTGTTGCCTTAGCTAGAAAGCTGCAACTCACTTGGGGAGTCTACCCGTACATCTCCAAATTAACCGACTCTCACAACAATGACTTGTTCACCCTCATTAATTATGGGTGTAAGGTATCCAAGGAGGAGGGGTTCGTCAGCTCCCCAGAGGAATATTCCCTCGTCACCTTTAcacaaaatattaacaacTCCTCCAATTTGCTTTACCTCTGCCAACCATGTTTGGCTACATAA
- a CDS encoding ADP/ATP transporter on adenylate translocase (putative), which yields MSGDFKTNFAADFLMGGVSAAISKTVVAPIERVKMLIQTQDSIPEIKSGQVERYSGLINCFKRVSQEQGVMSFWRGNTANIIRYFPTQAFNFAFKDYFKNIFPKYDQNTDFTKFFCVNILSGATAGAISLLIVYPLDFARTRLASDIGKGKDRQFTGLFDCLTKIYKQTGLLSLYSGFGVSVTGIIVYRGSYFGLYDSAKALLFNNDKNTNIVLKWAVAQSVTILAGLISYPFDTVRRRMMMMSGRKAKEEIQYKSTIDCWFKILKNEGLGGFFKGAWANVIRGAGGALVLVFYDELQKLM from the coding sequence ATGAGTGGAGACTTCAAAACCAACTTCGCGGCCGACTTCCTCATGGGAGGTGTCTCAGCGGCCATTTCCAAAACAGTAGTTGCGCCAATAGAAAGAGTAAAAATGCTTATCCAGACGCAGGACTCCATACCAGAAATCAAATCAGGACAAGTGGAAAGATATTCAGGGTTAATCAACTGCTTTAAGAGAGTGTCTCAAGAACAAGGAGTCATGTCCTTTTGGAGAGGAAACACAGCTAACATTATTCGTTACTTCCCAACCCAAGCTTTCAATTTTGCCTTCAaagattattttaaaaatatctttcCCAAATATGACCAGAACACAGATTTtaccaaatttttttgtgtcaatATTTTATCTGGTGCAACAGCAGGTGCTATTTCTCTGTTAATTGTATACCCTCTAGATTTTGCAAGAACAAGATTGGCATCGGATATCGGCAAAGGGAAGGACAGGCAGTTCACAGGATTATTTGATtgcttaacaaaaatatataaacaaaccGGTTTGTTGTCTCTCTACAGTGGTTTCGGTGTTTCCGTCACAGGTATCATTGTGTATCGAGGTTCGTATTTCGGATTATACGACAGTGCCAAAGCTCTCCTATTtaataatgacaaaaataCGAATATCGTCTTAAAATGGGCAGTCGCACAGTCAGTCACCATACTAGCCGGGCTCATTTCCTACCCCTTCGATACTGTTCGAAGGAGAATGATGATGATGTCTGGAAGAAAggcaaaggaagaaattcaATACAAAAGTACCATCGACTGTTGGTTTAAAATACTAAAGAATGAGGGGCTTGGTGGATTCTTTAAGGGTGCTTGGGCTAATGTCATTAGAGGAGCTGGAGGAGCTCTTGTGCTCGTTTTTTACGACGAATTGCAGAAGTTGATGTAA
- a CDS encoding hypothetical protein (putative) has product MLFNKYKKKFTNTKRRYCDAPGIDFQKSRKIFNLFADEESLRNLILKNYFKIILEKVFENFQKKNYIFEVFIHVDILKLVDSTNYASCYITKNFVAFTNAFNEISYSLLSQFEERFKRENPEDDMVEYLNIIISCKFIFFTLIPINTPIKTDCILNLSNVNNLGSHFYQVIELINATLMSKDKKSFLYKKLYMRVCECSKKYLPHQNIIVKMNKLGKMDE; this is encoded by the exons ATGCTCtttaataaatacaaaaaaaaatttacaaacacCAAACGGAGGTACTGCGACGCGCCCGGAATTGATTTCCAAAAGagcagaaaaatattcaaccTGTTTGCAGACGAGGAATCGTTAAGAAAtctgattttaaaaaattattttaagatCATTTTAGAAAAAGTTTTTGAGAATTTCCAGAAAAAGAACTACATCTTCGAAGTGTTTATCCATGTGGACATTCTAAAATT AGTAGACTCCACGAACTATGCGAGTTGCTACATCACGAAGAACTTTGTCGCGTTTACCAACGCGTTTAACGAGATTTCATACTCCCTGTTGTCCCAATTTGAGGAGCGTTTTAAG AGAGAAAACCCCGAAGACGACATGGTGGAATATCTGAACATTATCATAAGctgcaaatttattttcttcacgcTTATTCCGATAAACACCCccataaaa ACCGATTGTATCCTTAATCTATCGAATGTGAACAACTTGGGGAGCCATTTTTATCAAGTGATTGAACTGATTAATGCAACACTGATGAGCAAAGATAAGAAGAGctttttgtataaaaagCTGTACATGAGAGTATGCGAGTGCTCCAAGAAGTACTTGCCGCATCAGAATATAATTGTGAAAATGAATAAGCTTGGGAAAATGGACGAGTAA
- a CDS encoding hypothetical protein (putative), translating into MCALCFTKQYEEMTQKRQFKNFYLLKFSFTRVMDEYSSRDESTTFEVLYQDVAEKNETFEIGMKYNLIVVSIPNQPNKNSIKGARVGNLWLLNYRKDKTKKLECSSLSAPEDTNLMLSTERFNCLLQTPNLEDMNKIISDILKLPPNNSCLSKICRTTKLTLILISICSNVLRYAKLDTFAHDLYNKLHTNKWVGGDASRHALTGVRAPHCFFICVDEVIMVDLVKFCNYFCNIRILHVKADSFNILFTQKYDILVININNLNSLQINVLVELMKNGVYRCKKALFPVSTTFWVYAVKSYIRSEQEFNTYIKGNLLARFDFLFELSFDGEDDIIEEVLRSTDEAGKENCNFYFELNKNYSYLKKSHLNHFEFKGMCSVTKSIIQKYFSMAADLSTLTVHHIGICELLCISASLLFKKKECLIEHVVLGLFLYDKFVSSTKNKLTQFDKNILDSVMNSRDEESCSFQKLMNYFSSYLGATMSMQ; encoded by the exons ATGTGCGCGTTGTGCTTCACGAAGCAGTACGAGGAAATGACCCAGAAGAGGCagttcaaaaatttttacctcTTGAAGTTTTCTTTCACCCGGGTGATGGATGAATACAGCAGCAGGG aCGAAAGCACAACGTTTGAAGTTTTATACCAAGATGTAGCGGAAAAGAATGAGACGTTTGAAATTGGGATGAAATACAATTTGATAGTTGTATCAATACCTAACCAG CCAAATAAGAACAGCATTAAGGGGGCGCGCGTCGGGAACCTTTGGCTCTTGAATTATAGGAAGGAT aaaacgaaaaagctCGAATGCAGCTCGCTGTCGGCGCCAGAAGACACAAACCTGATGTTGTCTACCGAAAGGTTCAACTGTTTGCTGCAAACCCCAAATTTAGAAG ATATGAACAAAATCATAAGCGATATCCTGAAGCTGCCGCCCAACAATTCCTGTTTGAGCAAAATTTGCAGAACGACGAAGTTAACCCTAATTTTGATTAGCATATGCAGCAATGTGCTGAGGTACGCCAAGTTGGACACGTTTGCGCACGACTTGTACAACAAGCTGCACACGAACAAGTGGGTAGGTGGGGATGCCTCGCGGCATGCCCTAACGG GAGTCAGAGCCCCGCActgcttcttcatttgtgtaGATGAAGTAATAATGGTGGACTTGGTTAaattttgcaattatttCTGTAACATTAGGATTCTGCACGTGAAGGCAGACTCCTTCAATATCTTGTTTACGCAAAAGTACGATATCCTCGTGAtcaacataaataatttgaacAGTCTCCAAATTAATGTGTTGGTAGAATTAATGAAGAACGGTGTGTACAGGTGCAAGAAGGCGCTCTTCCCGGTGTCCACCACGTTTTGGGTCTACGCGGTGAAGTCCTACATACGGAGTGAGCAG GAATTCAACACCTATATTAAGGGGAACCTCCTGGCACGATTCGATTTCTTATTCGAACTGAGCTTTGATGGTGAGGACGACATCATCGAAGAGGTCCTAAGAAGCACGGATGAAGctggaaaggaaaattgcAACTTCTACTTCGAGCTGAATAAGAACTACTCCTATTTGAAGAAAAGCCATTTGAACCATTTTGAATTCAAGGGGATGTGCAGTGTGACCAAGTCCATCATCCAGAAGTACTTCAGCATGGCTGCCGACTTGTCAACCTTGACTGT GCACCACATAGGCATATGCGAGTTGCTATGCATTAGTGCGTCTCTCCTGTTTAAGAAGAAGGAATGCCTCATTGAGCATGTCGTTTTGGGACTGTTTTTATACGACAAATTTGTATCTTctacaaaaaataagttaacCCAATTTGACAAAAACATACTGGACAGCGTGATGAATTCGCGGGATGAGGAGAGCTGCTCCTttcaaaaattaatgaattatttttcctcctatTTGGGTGCAACGATGAGTATGCAGTAA